Proteins encoded in a region of the Paenibacillus pedocola genome:
- a CDS encoding TIGR01212 family radical SAM protein (This family includes YhcC from E. coli K-12, an uncharacterized radical SAM protein.) has translation MSLLQTPSPLLWGDKRFHTWNYEMREHMDTKVFKVMLDAGFTCPNRDGSIAKGGCTFCSARGSGDFAGSRRDDLVTQFNHVRDRQHLKWPNAKYIGYFQAYTNTYAPVDELREYYEVILQQPGVVGLSIATRPDCLPDDVVEYLAELNQRTYLWVEMGLQTIHNSTSELINRAHDTQCYIEAVAKLRAHGIRVCTHIIHGLPQETHEMMLETVSAVAGMDVQGIKIHLLHLMRKTPMVKQYEAGLLRFLEQDEYVKLIVDSLEILPPEMIVHRLTGDAPRESLIGPLWSLKKWEVLNAIDHELVARDSWQGKYWRKS, from the coding sequence GTGAGCCTTTTACAGACCCCCTCTCCGCTGCTGTGGGGAGATAAACGTTTCCATACGTGGAACTACGAAATGCGCGAGCACATGGACACGAAAGTCTTCAAGGTTATGCTCGATGCGGGCTTTACCTGTCCGAACCGTGACGGCTCGATCGCCAAAGGAGGCTGTACCTTCTGCAGCGCCAGAGGCTCCGGCGATTTCGCCGGCAGCCGCCGGGATGATCTGGTCACACAGTTCAATCATGTGCGCGACCGCCAGCATCTCAAATGGCCGAACGCCAAATACATCGGCTACTTCCAGGCTTACACCAATACGTATGCTCCGGTTGACGAGCTGAGAGAATATTATGAGGTTATTCTGCAGCAGCCCGGTGTAGTCGGCTTGTCTATTGCGACACGCCCCGACTGCCTGCCGGATGATGTCGTCGAGTATCTCGCCGAGCTGAATCAGCGTACGTATCTCTGGGTAGAAATGGGCCTGCAAACGATCCATAACTCCACTTCGGAGCTGATCAACCGGGCGCATGATACCCAGTGTTATATCGAAGCTGTTGCAAAGCTTCGTGCCCACGGTATCCGCGTCTGCACCCACATCATCCACGGGCTTCCGCAGGAAACCCATGAAATGATGCTGGAGACCGTCTCGGCGGTTGCAGGCATGGATGTGCAGGGAATCAAGATACATCTGCTGCATCTCATGCGCAAAACCCCGATGGTGAAGCAATACGAAGCCGGCCTGCTGCGCTTCCTGGAGCAGGACGAATATGTGAAGCTCATCGTGGATTCACTGGAAATTCTGCCTCCGGAGATGATTGTTCACCGCCTGACCGGGGATGCACCGCGCGAGTCGCTGATTGGACCCTTGTGGAGCCTGAAAAAGTGGGAAGTGCTGAACGCTATCGACCATGAACTGGTTGCACGCGACAGCTGGCAGGGTAAGTACTGGAGGAAGAGCTAA
- the trmB gene encoding tRNA (guanosine(46)-N7)-methyltransferase TrmB, with amino-acid sequence MRLRGRKGIRESLEEQTDLVILDPRSLKGRWSELFGNDHPIHVEFGMGKGQFISQMSFKYPDINFIGVDMYDELIRRAAEKARLVWEPAGQETPPNLKVALANINYAEEVFAPGELERIYLNFSDPWPKSKHARRRLTHPRFLDKYRGLLSPLGEIHLKTDSRSLFEFSLNAFADYGLQMKNISLDLHADGIINEEHVMTEYETKFYGRGVNIQRCEAIVGSEALARYQAGRLDKYRL; translated from the coding sequence ATGCGTTTACGCGGAAGAAAAGGAATACGTGAAAGCCTGGAGGAGCAAACCGACCTGGTGATCCTTGATCCACGCAGCCTCAAGGGCCGCTGGTCAGAATTGTTCGGCAACGACCACCCGATCCATGTGGAGTTCGGAATGGGTAAGGGGCAGTTTATTAGTCAAATGAGCTTCAAATATCCCGATATTAATTTTATCGGCGTCGATATGTACGATGAGCTGATCCGCCGTGCGGCAGAGAAGGCCAGACTGGTATGGGAACCGGCCGGGCAGGAGACACCGCCTAACCTGAAGGTCGCCCTTGCGAATATTAACTATGCCGAGGAAGTTTTTGCACCGGGGGAGCTGGAACGCATCTATTTGAATTTCAGTGATCCCTGGCCTAAGAGCAAACATGCCCGCCGCCGCCTGACCCACCCGCGTTTTCTTGACAAATACCGCGGACTGCTCAGCCCGCTGGGAGAAATTCACCTGAAGACGGATTCGCGCAGCCTGTTCGAATTCTCGCTGAATGCTTTTGCCGATTACGGCCTGCAGATGAAAAATATTTCCTTGGATCTGCACGCAGACGGCATCATTAACGAAGAGCATGTCATGACCGAGTATGAAACCAAATTTTATGGACGCGGTGTCAATATTCAGCGCTGTGAGGCGATTGTCGGCTCAGAGGCATTGGCCCGTTATCAGGCCGGACGCCTGGACAAATACCGGCTGTAG
- a CDS encoding MGDG synthase family glycosyltransferase: protein MRKKRVLLLSEGFGAGHTQAAYALSSSLRKLSPGVQTKVLELGNFLNPKMAPLIVSAYRKTVTTRPRLMGYVYRHQKSFNRLTTLALHRLFYTHTQNIVKQLKPDIIVCTHFIPSAVVSRLKRLDPAFKAPLVTVITDYDAHASWISPEVDRYLVSTPEVKSKLRRRSVPAAKIRVTGMPVHPSFWEHPGREEILEQFSLQDLPTVLVMGGGWGMMNDQVVNEALAGWSDKVQIVFCLGKNEKLLGEMMKDPTYSHPNISLIGFTREIDKLMEVSDLLVTKPGGMTCSEGLAKGIPMLFHHPLPGQEEENCRYFTSAGLGEPISSLEVVDKWMERLLYNYGDVQAKRKSHLEDIARFHPLQSAQSIIDMLE from the coding sequence TTGCGCAAAAAAAGAGTGTTATTACTGTCAGAAGGTTTTGGCGCAGGACATACACAGGCAGCGTACGCGCTGTCGAGCAGCCTGCGTAAATTGTCGCCGGGAGTACAAACGAAGGTGCTGGAGCTTGGAAACTTTCTGAATCCCAAGATGGCGCCTCTGATCGTTTCGGCTTACCGCAAGACGGTAACCACCCGGCCCCGGCTGATGGGCTACGTCTACCGTCACCAGAAATCATTTAACCGTCTTACCACGCTTGCCCTGCACCGCTTATTTTATACACATACACAAAATATTGTGAAGCAGCTAAAGCCCGATATTATCGTCTGTACCCACTTTATCCCTAGTGCTGTGGTCTCACGCCTAAAACGGCTGGACCCGGCCTTTAAGGCACCGCTCGTGACGGTCATAACCGATTACGATGCCCACGCCAGCTGGATCAGTCCGGAGGTGGACCGCTATCTGGTCTCCACCCCCGAGGTGAAGTCGAAGCTGCGCCGCCGCAGCGTGCCCGCCGCCAAAATCCGGGTGACCGGCATGCCGGTACACCCCAGCTTCTGGGAGCACCCGGGACGCGAAGAAATTCTGGAGCAGTTCAGCCTCCAGGATCTGCCGACTGTGCTGGTCATGGGCGGGGGCTGGGGCATGATGAACGACCAGGTAGTGAACGAGGCACTAGCCGGCTGGAGCGATAAGGTGCAGATTGTCTTTTGTCTCGGCAAAAACGAGAAGCTGCTTGGAGAAATGATGAAAGACCCCACATACAGCCATCCTAACATTTCGCTGATCGGCTTCACCCGCGAGATCGACAAGCTGATGGAGGTCTCCGATCTGCTGGTCACGAAGCCGGGCGGAATGACCTGCAGCGAAGGGCTGGCCAAAGGTATTCCGATGCTCTTCCATCACCCCCTGCCGGGACAGGAAGAAGAAAACTGCCGTTACTTTACGTCGGCCGGGCTCGGAGAGCCGATCTCCTCCCTGGAGGTCGTCGATAAATGGATGGAACGGCTGCTCTACAATTACGGGGATGTGCAGGCGAAGCGGAAAAGCCATCTGGAGGATATCGCAAGGTTCCACCCGCTGCAAAGCGCCCAGAGCATTATTGATATGCTCGAATAG
- a CDS encoding phosphatase PAP2 family protein: protein MRQLFMKLLLWERRLFKWINGRLHNPFLNFWLFYLTHLGGATSAIGINLLIWAFAPQPLKTTGLQALTALAVSHLPVAVAKKLYPRMRPYLALPGTNTFHNPLKDHSFPSGHTTAIFASTVPYMAAYPALTVILLPLACIVGFSRIYLGLHYPSDVMAGAVIGSGVAIGTIVLWI, encoded by the coding sequence ATGAGACAATTATTCATGAAACTACTTCTCTGGGAACGCCGCCTTTTCAAATGGATCAACGGCCGCCTGCATAACCCATTCCTGAACTTTTGGCTCTTTTATCTTACCCACCTGGGCGGTGCAACCAGCGCTATCGGCATTAATCTGCTGATCTGGGCCTTTGCTCCCCAGCCGCTCAAAACAACAGGACTTCAGGCACTGACAGCACTGGCCGTCAGCCACCTGCCTGTGGCCGTCGCCAAGAAGCTATACCCGCGCATGCGGCCTTATCTGGCGCTGCCGGGAACGAATACGTTTCACAATCCGCTTAAGGATCATTCTTTTCCTTCAGGCCATACTACAGCTATCTTCGCCTCTACGGTTCCTTATATGGCGGCTTATCCTGCCCTTACCGTTATTCTGCTGCCGCTGGCGTGTATTGTCGGCTTTTCCCGGATTTATCTAGGTCTGCACTACCCCTCTGATGTTATGGCAGGTGCAGTAATCGGCAGCGGCGTCGCGATTGGCACGATCGTTCTATGGATCTGA
- a CDS encoding glycosyltransferase family 2 protein — protein sequence MTDALFVTLQVILAAIAVYQFGFSLFGLRKKKKKEHFAPEKSFAVLVAAHNEEEVVGALMENLKQLNYPQDLYDVFVICDNCTDGTAKIVREHGMNACVRTNNNLRGKGYAIEWMLKELWAMPRQYDAVVMFDADNLAHTEFLMEMNNDLCSGARVIQGYIDTKNPEDSWITAAYGVSYWYINRLWQLSRHNLQMANFLGGTGMCFETALLKEMGWGATSLVEDLEFTMRSASKGVYPKFNYDAKVFDEKPLTFKASSRQRLRWMQGHFTVARRYFFPLLWQSIKERSLTKFDLALYGANVYIVLLTFLMTAVMWIDTSVFDGPHIANIYGHLPIWLSYFAVGANILTFLLAMALEKVKFKKVYLYLLVFPIYLLSWYPITFYAFFTQNNKQWSHTKHTRVVRLEEVQSKQV from the coding sequence ATGACAGACGCATTGTTTGTTACGCTCCAAGTGATCTTGGCGGCAATTGCAGTTTATCAGTTTGGATTCTCACTGTTTGGACTGCGCAAGAAAAAGAAAAAGGAACACTTTGCACCGGAAAAATCATTTGCAGTACTGGTGGCTGCGCACAACGAGGAAGAAGTCGTCGGCGCGCTGATGGAGAATCTGAAACAGCTTAATTATCCCCAAGATCTGTACGATGTATTTGTCATCTGTGACAACTGCACGGACGGGACGGCAAAGATCGTAAGGGAGCACGGGATGAACGCCTGTGTACGCACCAACAACAATCTGCGGGGCAAGGGCTACGCCATCGAATGGATGCTGAAGGAACTGTGGGCTATGCCCCGCCAGTATGATGCGGTGGTCATGTTCGACGCCGACAACCTGGCACATACAGAATTCCTGATGGAGATGAACAATGATCTTTGCTCAGGCGCCCGGGTAATCCAGGGTTACATCGATACGAAGAATCCGGAGGATTCCTGGATTACTGCCGCATATGGTGTTTCTTACTGGTACATCAACCGCTTATGGCAGCTGTCGCGCCATAATCTGCAGATGGCGAACTTCCTTGGCGGAACCGGCATGTGCTTTGAGACAGCCCTGCTTAAAGAAATGGGCTGGGGAGCGACAAGCCTGGTGGAGGATTTGGAATTCACCATGCGCAGTGCCTCCAAAGGCGTCTACCCGAAATTCAACTATGATGCCAAGGTATTCGATGAGAAGCCGCTCACTTTCAAGGCGTCTTCCAGACAGCGTCTGCGCTGGATGCAGGGACATTTCACAGTGGCCCGCCGTTATTTCTTCCCTCTGCTGTGGCAGAGTATTAAAGAACGCAGCCTGACGAAGTTTGACCTCGCGCTGTATGGAGCGAATGTATATATCGTTCTGCTGACCTTTCTGATGACCGCGGTCATGTGGATTGACACTTCCGTGTTTGACGGCCCGCATATCGCGAACATTTACGGTCATCTGCCGATTTGGCTCAGCTATTTTGCAGTCGGAGCGAACATTCTGACCTTCCTGCTGGCGATGGCGCTGGAGAAGGTGAAATTCAAGAAGGTATATCTGTATCTGCTGGTCTTCCCAATCTATCTGCTCTCGTGGTATCCCATTACGTTCTATGCGTTCTTCACGCAGAACAACAAGCAGTGGAGCCATACCAAACATACGCGGGTCGTGCGGCTTGAGGAAGTACAGAGCAAGCAGGTCTAA
- the infC gene encoding translation initiation factor IF-3, whose product MINDEIRAKEVRLVGAEGEQIGIKPIREALQMAIDLNLDLVNVAPQAKPPVCRIMDYGKFRYETQKKEKEARKNQKIVDIKEVWFRANIEEHDYQTKFRNVIKFLGEGDKVKCSVRFRGREITHASIGQKILERVKTEVEDISVVERQPKLEGRSMIMILAPKAQ is encoded by the coding sequence ATGATCAATGATGAAATTCGGGCCAAAGAGGTTCGGTTGGTTGGCGCGGAAGGCGAGCAAATCGGAATTAAGCCGATCCGCGAGGCGTTGCAGATGGCGATTGATCTTAATCTGGATTTAGTCAACGTAGCACCGCAGGCGAAACCGCCGGTATGCCGCATCATGGATTACGGCAAGTTCCGTTATGAAACGCAGAAGAAAGAGAAGGAAGCACGCAAAAACCAGAAGATCGTGGACATCAAGGAAGTCTGGTTCCGTGCTAACATTGAGGAACATGATTATCAAACCAAGTTCCGCAATGTCATCAAGTTCCTGGGCGAAGGCGACAAAGTGAAGTGCTCTGTCCGTTTCCGTGGACGTGAGATTACCCACGCTAGCATCGGCCAGAAGATCCTGGAACGTGTTAAGACCGAAGTGGAAGATATATCTGTTGTTGAGCGCCAGCCTAAGCTGGAAGGCCGCAGCATGATTATGATTTTGGCTCCTAAAGCCCAATAA
- the rpmI gene encoding 50S ribosomal protein L35, which produces MPKMKTHSSLKGRFKITGSGKVLRYKAHKNHLLSHKSKRAKRVLNGNPVMAPGDVRRLKQGLANLK; this is translated from the coding sequence ATGCCTAAAATGAAAACACACAGCAGCCTGAAAGGCCGCTTCAAAATTACCGGATCTGGTAAAGTACTGCGTTATAAAGCTCACAAGAACCACTTGCTGTCCCACAAATCGAAACGCGCAAAACGCGTATTGAACGGCAATCCAGTAATGGCCCCTGGGGATGTAAGACGTTTGAAACAAGGACTAGCTAACTTGAAATAG
- the rplT gene encoding 50S ribosomal protein L20 produces MARVKGGFVVRRRHKKVLKLAKGYFGSKHRIFKTANEQVMKSMVYAYRDRRQTKRNFRRLWIVRINAAARLNGLSYSKLVFGLKLAGVEVNRKMLADLAVNDLNAFNSLAVVAKEKINA; encoded by the coding sequence ATGGCAAGAGTTAAAGGCGGATTTGTAGTTCGTCGTAGACATAAGAAAGTATTGAAATTGGCAAAAGGTTACTTCGGTTCTAAGCACCGCATTTTCAAAACAGCTAACGAGCAAGTAATGAAATCGATGGTTTACGCTTACCGTGACCGTCGTCAGACTAAACGTAACTTCCGCAGACTGTGGATCGTTCGTATTAACGCAGCAGCTCGTTTGAACGGCCTGTCCTACAGCAAGCTTGTATTCGGCCTGAAATTGGCTGGAGTAGAAGTGAACCGTAAAATGCTGGCTGACCTGGCAGTAAACGACCTTAACGCATTCAACTCCCTGGCTGTTGTGGCCAAAGAGAAGATCAACGCGTAA
- a CDS encoding acyl-CoA thioesterase — protein MNELNPLQETPSFKYSRESRVFKTGRVFPNDVNNHKTLFGGKLMSTIDEVASISAMRHCRKNVVTASTDSVDFLQPIRPTDSVCFESFVSWTGRTSIEVFVKVISENLYTGERIVAATSFLTFVAVEEDGTPAPVPAIIPETDEEKLISESANERSELRKIRRASSKKLASLLNTSKYWE, from the coding sequence ATGAATGAACTAAATCCTCTTCAAGAAACGCCGTCCTTCAAATACAGCCGGGAATCCCGCGTCTTCAAGACCGGCCGTGTTTTCCCGAATGATGTCAACAATCATAAGACACTGTTCGGCGGCAAGCTGATGAGCACTATAGATGAAGTTGCCTCCATCTCAGCTATGCGTCATTGCCGTAAAAATGTTGTCACAGCATCCACGGACTCCGTTGACTTCCTCCAGCCGATCCGTCCTACAGACTCCGTCTGCTTCGAGTCCTTCGTCTCCTGGACAGGCCGTACAAGCATAGAAGTATTCGTCAAAGTCATCTCTGAGAACCTCTATACCGGAGAGCGCATAGTTGCCGCTACTTCGTTCCTCACCTTTGTGGCTGTCGAAGAAGACGGTACTCCAGCCCCTGTCCCGGCCATCATTCCAGAAACCGACGAAGAGAAGCTGATCAGCGAATCCGCCAATGAACGTTCTGAATTACGTAAGATCAGACGGGCCAGCAGCAAAAAACTCGCCTCACTGCTGAACACCAGCAAATACTGGGAATAA
- a CDS encoding BMP family lipoprotein, with the protein MKKFLKSSLVLLTACTVVLAGCGNNNNANSGNAANGDKGTNAGTATNAPAEAPKSDVKIGLVTDVGGVNDKSFNQSAWEALQALETESGAQIKYLQSKSNADYEPNLNQFVKGGYNLTWGIGFDLGDALLKVAKENPDANLAIIDSVVDAPNVESVTFAENEGSFLVGVVAGLTTKTNKVGFIGGMESPVIKRFEVGFKAGVEAVNPNATVTITYAGAYDKPDTGKSLAATLYDAGNDIIFPAAGATGNGVFNEAKSRNDAGGTKVWVIGVDKDQSLEFGDDVTLTSMIKRVDEAVKKVSQQVVDGTFKGGTTTVLSLKDNGVGLPETSKANVSAEILAKVDEYKQQIIDGKITVPSE; encoded by the coding sequence ATGAAAAAGTTTTTGAAATCGTCGCTCGTATTGTTGACGGCTTGCACTGTCGTTCTGGCAGGATGCGGAAACAACAATAACGCAAATTCAGGAAATGCAGCAAACGGAGACAAAGGTACTAACGCCGGAACGGCAACTAATGCACCAGCTGAAGCTCCTAAGTCCGATGTAAAGATCGGCCTCGTTACAGACGTAGGCGGAGTAAATGACAAATCGTTTAACCAATCCGCTTGGGAAGCACTGCAGGCTCTTGAAACAGAATCCGGTGCCCAAATTAAATATCTGCAAAGTAAATCCAATGCCGATTATGAGCCTAACCTTAACCAATTCGTAAAAGGCGGCTATAACCTGACTTGGGGTATCGGTTTTGACCTTGGTGACGCATTGCTTAAAGTAGCTAAAGAAAATCCGGATGCCAACCTGGCCATCATCGACAGTGTAGTTGATGCTCCTAACGTTGAATCCGTAACTTTCGCTGAAAATGAAGGTTCCTTCCTGGTTGGTGTAGTTGCTGGTCTGACTACCAAAACTAACAAAGTAGGCTTCATCGGCGGTATGGAAAGCCCGGTTATCAAACGTTTCGAAGTTGGCTTCAAAGCCGGCGTAGAAGCTGTTAACCCTAACGCAACAGTAACCATTACTTATGCAGGTGCATATGACAAGCCTGATACTGGTAAATCCCTGGCTGCTACTTTGTATGATGCCGGCAACGACATCATCTTCCCTGCTGCCGGTGCAACTGGTAACGGCGTATTTAACGAAGCTAAATCCCGCAACGATGCAGGCGGCACTAAAGTATGGGTTATCGGCGTAGACAAAGACCAATCCCTGGAATTTGGCGATGACGTTACCCTGACTTCCATGATCAAGCGTGTTGATGAAGCGGTTAAGAAAGTTTCCCAGCAAGTGGTTGACGGAACATTCAAAGGCGGCACTACAACCGTACTGAGCCTGAAAGACAACGGTGTAGGCCTTCCAGAAACATCCAAAGCTAACGTTTCTGCTGAAATCCTGGCTAAAGTTGACGAGTACAAACAACAAATCATTGACGGAAAAATTACTGTTCCATCTGAGTAA
- a CDS encoding ABC transporter ATP-binding protein, protein MSAAAPVVELKQITKRFPGIVANDAISLTLEKGEIHALLGENGAGKSTLMNIVFGLYQPDEGSIEIDGKPVIIDNPNKAIELGIGMVHQHFKLVDPFTVTENIVLGMEPKKGLKIDYKSAAEQVRKLSEQYGLQVNPNAKIHDISVGMQQRVEIMKTLYRGADILIFDEPTAVLTPQEITELMAIMKRLVAEGKSIILITHKLKEIMQISDRVTIIRRGKVIDTVKTANTNPNELAEKMVGRDVTFKVDKRPAQVGTSVLKMTNVQSKNKDGVSVLNGLNFEVKAGEILGIAGVDGNGQSELIQAITGLRKIDSGSITVSGKEIANLSPRKISEMNVSHIPEDRHKHGLVLDFTVSENMVLETYYKSPYNQSGFLKQDVIDKHAEDLIKQFDVRTPSIENKARSLSGGNQQKAIIAREIDKNPTLLIAAQPTRGLDVGAIEFVQKQLIAQRDQGKAVLLISFELDEIMNVSDRIAVIYEGQIVGEVFPQDTNDQELGLMMAGSLKQGGKAGA, encoded by the coding sequence ATGAGTGCTGCGGCTCCTGTCGTAGAGTTGAAGCAAATCACAAAACGCTTTCCCGGTATTGTCGCGAACGACGCTATTAGTCTGACGCTGGAAAAAGGGGAGATTCATGCACTGCTTGGGGAGAACGGAGCAGGCAAATCGACCTTGATGAATATCGTATTCGGACTATACCAGCCCGATGAAGGCAGCATCGAAATCGACGGGAAACCGGTTATTATCGATAACCCCAATAAAGCTATTGAGCTTGGCATTGGTATGGTTCACCAGCATTTCAAGCTTGTTGATCCTTTTACGGTAACCGAGAACATTGTTCTTGGCATGGAACCCAAAAAAGGACTTAAAATCGACTATAAATCCGCCGCGGAGCAGGTTCGTAAGCTATCTGAACAGTACGGACTCCAAGTAAATCCGAACGCAAAAATTCATGATATTTCGGTCGGTATGCAGCAACGGGTAGAAATTATGAAGACCCTGTACCGCGGAGCGGATATACTTATATTCGACGAGCCTACCGCTGTACTGACGCCGCAGGAAATTACGGAACTGATGGCGATAATGAAGCGGCTCGTTGCAGAGGGCAAGTCCATCATACTTATTACACATAAGTTGAAAGAAATTATGCAAATTTCTGACCGGGTTACCATTATCCGCCGGGGTAAGGTGATTGATACCGTAAAGACTGCGAATACGAATCCGAACGAACTGGCTGAAAAAATGGTCGGACGTGATGTAACATTCAAGGTGGACAAGCGTCCTGCGCAGGTGGGAACCAGTGTATTGAAAATGACGAATGTCCAGAGCAAGAACAAAGATGGTGTGTCTGTGCTTAACGGACTTAACTTTGAAGTGAAAGCTGGTGAGATTCTCGGGATTGCGGGAGTCGACGGCAACGGACAAAGCGAGCTGATCCAGGCAATTACAGGACTCCGCAAGATTGATTCCGGTTCAATCACTGTTTCAGGCAAAGAGATTGCCAATCTTTCTCCACGTAAAATTTCTGAAATGAATGTGTCCCATATTCCGGAGGACCGCCATAAACACGGACTGGTGCTTGATTTTACCGTCAGTGAGAATATGGTTCTGGAGACGTATTATAAGAGTCCCTATAACCAGAGCGGATTCCTGAAGCAGGATGTCATTGATAAGCATGCTGAAGATTTGATTAAGCAATTTGACGTACGTACGCCATCTATTGAGAATAAAGCCCGTTCGTTGTCAGGCGGTAATCAGCAAAAAGCGATTATTGCGCGGGAAATAGACAAAAATCCGACACTCCTGATTGCGGCTCAGCCTACGCGCGGTCTTGATGTGGGAGCGATTGAATTCGTACAGAAACAATTGATTGCCCAGCGTGATCAAGGCAAGGCTGTACTGCTGATTTCTTTTGAGCTTGATGAGATTATGAACGTATCCGACAGAATTGCCGTTATTTATGAGGGCCAGATTGTCGGCGAAGTATTCCCGCAGGATACCAATGACCAGGAACTGGGTCTGATGATGGCGGGCAGCTTGAAACAGGGAGGAAAAGCGGGTGCATAG
- a CDS encoding ABC transporter permease yields the protein MHRLKKIFATDSYIVPIVAIIMGFLVGAVVMLIGGYDPIAAYSALFKRVFGSPYDFGEAVREMTPLMFTGLAVAFAFRSGMFNIGADGQVLIGMTAASVVGIKLAGTPSFLLVPLAVIAAGLCGGIWAGIAGYLKAKRGINEVITTIMLNWIALYLSNYIVKHFLLLKGQNRSVDNPASLSMTFLNSLFDNARVHWGTALALCAALFFYVFLWKTKQGYEMRAVGLNPHAAEYAGMNVGRNVVKAMFISGAFAGLAGAGEVLGVFHYQSIFAASPGYGFDGIAVALLGLTHPLGVILAAILYGMLTYGSAGMSFGADVPPELIRIVIGSIIFFIAAQGIVRWVLKPFYFKRKKEKVL from the coding sequence GTGCATAGACTTAAAAAAATCTTCGCGACAGACAGCTATATAGTGCCTATTGTCGCGATCATTATGGGCTTCCTGGTCGGAGCTGTCGTAATGCTGATCGGCGGGTATGATCCTATCGCCGCCTACTCCGCACTGTTCAAACGCGTATTTGGCAGCCCGTATGACTTCGGCGAGGCGGTACGTGAGATGACGCCACTGATGTTTACAGGTCTTGCCGTAGCCTTTGCCTTCCGCTCAGGGATGTTTAACATCGGTGCGGACGGACAGGTACTGATCGGAATGACAGCAGCTTCCGTTGTCGGCATTAAGCTTGCAGGAACACCTTCATTCCTGCTGGTGCCGCTTGCTGTTATTGCCGCCGGTCTTTGCGGCGGGATTTGGGCAGGGATTGCCGGATATCTAAAAGCAAAGCGCGGCATTAATGAAGTTATCACTACCATCATGCTTAACTGGATCGCACTGTATTTGTCCAATTATATTGTTAAACATTTTCTGCTGCTTAAAGGGCAGAACCGTTCGGTGGATAATCCAGCTTCGCTCTCCATGACATTCTTGAATTCGCTGTTCGATAATGCCCGTGTACACTGGGGCACGGCTCTTGCGCTTTGTGCCGCGTTGTTCTTCTATGTTTTCTTGTGGAAGACCAAGCAAGGGTATGAGATGCGTGCGGTTGGGCTTAACCCGCATGCCGCAGAATATGCAGGCATGAACGTCGGACGCAACGTAGTGAAGGCCATGTTTATCAGTGGTGCTTTTGCGGGTCTGGCAGGGGCAGGAGAGGTGCTTGGCGTGTTCCATTACCAGTCCATCTTTGCGGCGTCACCTGGCTACGGCTTTGACGGCATTGCAGTAGCACTGCTGGGGCTGACACATCCGCTGGGTGTTATTCTGGCGGCAATTCTGTACGGCATGCTGACCTACGGTTCAGCAGGTATGAGCTTTGGTGCGGATGTTCCGCCGGAACTGATCCGTATCGTTATTGGCTCCATCATATTCTTTATTGCGGCACAAGGAATTGTACGCTGGGTGCTTAAACCGTTCTACTTCAAGCGCAAGAAAGAGAAGGTGTTATAG